One Ctenopharyngodon idella isolate HZGC_01 chromosome 9, HZGC01, whole genome shotgun sequence DNA window includes the following coding sequences:
- the esd gene encoding S-formylglutathione hydrolase, whose translation MALTQVSSNKCCNGYQKVFEHDSSELKCKMKFAIYLPPKAESSKCPVLYWLSGLTCTEQNFITKAGSQQAASEHGIIVVAPDTSPRGCNIEGEEESWDFGTGAGFYVNATQEPWKTNYRMYSYVTEELPRLINSNFPADPEKMSISGHSMGGHGALICALKNPGKYKSVSAFAPICNPIQCAWGQKAFSGYLGPDKSTWELYDATVLAESYSGPELDILIDQGRDDQFLSSSQLLPDNLIAACSNKKIPVVFRLQQGYDHSYYFIFSFINDHIKHHAKYLNA comes from the exons ATGGCACTGACGCAAGTTTCTTCTAATAAGTGCTGCAATGGATATCAGAAAGTGTTCGAGCATGACag CTCTgagttaaaatgtaaaatgaagttCGCCATTTACCTTCCTCCCAAGGCTGAGAGCTCCAAATGCCCAGTGTTATATTGGCTTTCAG GTTTGACATGCACAGAGCAAAACTTCATCACTAAAGCAGGGAGCCAGCAGGCGGCTTCTGAACATGGGATCATTGTCGTAGCTCCAGACACCAGTCCAC GTGGCTGCAACATTGAAGGAGAGGAGGAGAGCTGGGACTTCGGGACAGGTGCAGGATTCTACGTCAATGCCACCCAGGAGCCCTGGAAGACCAACTACCGCATGTACTCGTATGTCACCGAGGAG CTCCCACGACTGATTAATTCTAACTTCCCTGCTGATCCAGAGAAAATGTCCATTTCTGGTCACTCCATGGGGGGACATGGAGCTCTCATTTGTGCTCTTAAGAATCCTGGGAAATATAAG TCAGTGTCAGCGTTTGCGCCCATCTGTAACCCCATACAATGTGCATGGGGACAGAAAGCTTTTTCTGGCTATCTTGGACCTGACAAGTCCACCTGGGAG CTGTATGATGCTACAGTATTGGCTGAATCATATTCCGGTCCTGAGCTTGATATTCTGATTGATCAAGGCCGTGATGACCAGTTCTTGTCTTCCAGTCAGCTGCTTCCTGACAATCTGATCGCCGCCTGTTCCAATAAGAAAATTCCTGTAGTTTTCCGCCTTCAGCAG GGTTATGATCACAGCTACTATTTCATCTTCTCCTTCATCAACGACCACATCAAGCACCATGCCAAATATCTGAATGCCTGA